The proteins below are encoded in one region of Candidatus Flexicrinis proximus:
- the sufB gene encoding Fe-S cluster assembly protein SufB encodes MVDFVLSDKQFTTEEAQLKDVRESYDEAFGFHDDSVNYSYVSEKGIDAETVRGISRMKNEPEWMTEIRLKAYQIFIEKPTPEWGGDLSGIDYDDIFYYVRATDKAERDWDEVPDDIRRTFDRLGIPEAEQKFLQGVSAQYDSESVYHNLRKDLESKGVLFLDMDSALREHPEIIREYFGTIIPSSDNKFAALNTAVWSGGSFIYVPKGVHIDMPLQAYFRINTKNMGQFERTLIIVDEGAYVHYVEGCTAPTYSSNSLHSAVVEIIVKDGGRCRYTTIQNWSNNVYNLVTKRAVAYKNATMEWVDGNLGSKLTMKYPAVILAGEGAHGEVLSIAFAGKGQHQDAGAKITHLAPNTTSQIISKSISKDGGRASYRGLLKIVEGADNVKSNVVCDALLLDDRSRSDTYPTIEVDAKRVTMGHEASVSKVGEDQLFYLMSRGMSEDEANAMVVNGFIEPLVKELPMEYALELNRLIQIQLEGSIG; translated from the coding sequence ATGGTTGACTTTGTCCTGAGCGACAAGCAGTTCACCACCGAAGAAGCGCAGCTGAAAGACGTTCGTGAATCTTACGATGAAGCCTTCGGTTTTCACGATGATTCCGTAAACTATAGCTACGTGAGCGAAAAGGGCATCGACGCTGAAACTGTTCGTGGCATTAGCCGGATGAAGAACGAACCCGAATGGATGACCGAAATACGGCTGAAGGCGTATCAGATCTTCATAGAAAAGCCCACTCCGGAGTGGGGCGGCGATCTGAGCGGAATCGACTATGACGACATCTTCTATTACGTTCGCGCGACCGATAAGGCCGAGCGCGACTGGGATGAAGTCCCCGATGACATTCGCCGGACATTTGACCGGTTGGGTATACCCGAAGCCGAGCAGAAATTCCTGCAGGGTGTAAGCGCCCAGTACGACAGCGAGTCGGTTTACCACAATCTGCGTAAAGACCTCGAGTCAAAAGGCGTGCTGTTCCTGGACATGGATTCGGCACTGCGCGAACACCCGGAGATCATCCGAGAGTATTTTGGGACGATTATTCCGTCATCAGATAACAAATTCGCTGCATTGAACACGGCTGTATGGTCGGGCGGTTCGTTCATCTACGTCCCCAAGGGCGTTCATATCGATATGCCGCTTCAGGCGTATTTCCGCATCAATACCAAGAACATGGGTCAGTTTGAGCGTACGTTGATCATCGTCGACGAGGGCGCCTACGTACATTACGTCGAGGGCTGCACCGCGCCAACCTATAGCTCAAACAGCCTGCACTCCGCGGTGGTCGAGATTATCGTTAAGGACGGTGGGCGCTGCCGCTATACGACTATTCAGAACTGGTCTAACAACGTCTACAACCTGGTCACCAAGCGCGCTGTCGCCTACAAGAATGCGACGATGGAGTGGGTGGACGGAAACCTGGGAAGCAAACTCACCATGAAGTACCCAGCCGTGATACTGGCGGGGGAGGGCGCGCACGGTGAAGTTCTATCGATCGCGTTTGCCGGTAAAGGGCAGCATCAGGATGCCGGGGCAAAAATCACGCATCTTGCACCCAATACGACGAGCCAGATTATCAGCAAGTCGATCAGCAAAGACGGCGGCCGCGCAAGCTACCGCGGGTTGCTCAAGATCGTAGAAGGCGCCGACAACGTCAAGAGTAATGTGGTCTGCGATGCGCTGCTCCTCGATGATCGCAGTCGATCGGACACCTATCCGACGATTGAAGTCGATGCTAAACGCGTCACTATGGGGCACGAGGCATCAGTCAGCAAGGTCGGTGAAGATCAGCTCTTCTATTTGATGAGCCGAGGCATGAGCGAAGACGAAGCTAATGCAATGGTCGTCAACGGCTTTATCGAGCCGCTCGTGAAAGAACTGCCGATGGAATATGCGCTCGAACTGAACCGGCTAATTCAAATTCAGCTTGAGGGTTCGATCGGCTAA